The proteins below come from a single Eucalyptus grandis isolate ANBG69807.140 chromosome 3, ASM1654582v1, whole genome shotgun sequence genomic window:
- the LOC104439854 gene encoding uncharacterized protein LOC104439854 encodes MATQNEKIATLSETLPLKSNEDMDDFDDANVASSCRCFDKLCFGWRGKRDESVDCLLAHQPEEARETWFVQNLKKVQHVSEVLAGPKWKNFIRRSGPRGVGKKRRNQFHYDQRSYALNFDDAFEREESLPPRL; translated from the coding sequence atggcTACCCAGAACGAGAAGATAGCCACGTTGTCTGAGACCTTGCCCCTGAAGAGCAACGAGGACATGGACGACTTCGATGATGCGAACGTGGCATCGAGCTGCAGGTGCTTCGACAAACTGTGCTTCGGatggagggggaagagagacGAGTCCGTGGACTGCCTGTTGGCGCATCAACCGGAGGAAGCGAGGGAGACATGGTTCGTGCAGAACCTGAAGAAGGTCCAGCACGTCTCGGAGGTCCTGGCGGGGCCGAAGTGGAAGAACTTCATCCGGAGGTCTGGTCCTAGAGGGGTCGGCAAGAAGAGGAGGAACCAGTTTCACTACGACCAGCGCAGCTACGCGCTTAATTTCGACGACGCGTTCGAGAGAGAAGAAAGCTTGCCTCCTAGACTCTGA